One Trichoderma atroviride chromosome 7, complete sequence DNA segment encodes these proteins:
- a CDS encoding mitochondrial 54S ribosomal protein mL60 (EggNog:ENOG41~BUSCO:EOG092D4Q0H) translates to MFGPFRATNSLSSGLLWKIPWRLSKFQKRRHRLRLRAVDSVVATLDTALAKRGQTLEAIERWKAEMPTEEEMLPKDKYTMFDRKEKKYRKGIHKLPKWTRVSQRVNPPGY, encoded by the exons ATGTTCGGCCCATTCCGCGCTACGAACTCGCTCTCCAGCGGTCTTTTGTGGAAGATCCCCTGGCGGCTGTCGAAATTCCAGAAGAGGCGACACAGGCTGCGACTGCGGGCGGTGGATAGCGTGGTAGCGACGCTGGACACTGCACTGGCGAAGAGGGGACAGACTTTGGAGGCGATTGAGCGGTGGAAGGCGGAGATGCCgacggaggaggagatgtTGCCAAAGGATAAATATACCATGTTTGATcggaaggagaagaagtacCGAAAGGGCATTCACA aaTTGCCAAAGTGGACGAGAGTTTCGCAGAGAGTCAACCCTCCTGGATACTAA
- a CDS encoding uncharacterized protein (BUSCO:EOG092D40PM) has product MSYYFAIVGTQDNPLFEYEFGTSKQGGDGQSRFTEQVRHLNQFILHSSLDIAEEVQWSHGQMYLKCIDKFFNNYISCFVTGGNVKFLLLHQPTTPTSTATSRSSTAIGANPTSPATEEAIKMFFTEVYDNWVKAIMNPFYKVNMEVRSPIFRARVAAAGRKYL; this is encoded by the exons atGAGCTACTATTTTGCCATTGTCGGCACCCAGGACAATCCCCTGTTCGAGTACGAGTTCGGCACCTCGAAGCAAGGCGGCGATGGCCAGTCCCGCTTCACCGAACAAGTGCGACACCTGAACCAGTTCATCCTGCACTCGAGTCTGGATATTGCTGAGGAAGTGCAGTGGTCGCATGGTCAGAT GTACCTAAAGTGCATCGACAAATTCTTCAACAACTACATCTCCTGCTTCGTCACCGGCGGCAACGTCAAgttcctgctgctgcatcagcCCACCACCCCGACCTCAACGGCCACTTCTAGATCGTCGACCGCTATTGGCGCCAATCCGACGAGTCCAGCTACCGAAGAGGCAATCAAAATGTTCTTTACAGAAGTCTATGACAACTGGGTTAAAGCGATTATGAATCCGTTTTACAAAGTGAATATGGAAGTACGGAGTCCCATCTTTAGAGCTAGGgtagcagctgctggacggAAATACCTGTAA